The following are encoded in a window of Limibacter armeniacum genomic DNA:
- the rpoB gene encoding DNA-directed RNA polymerase subunit beta translates to MATFIHGRKNFASVDRIIDYPDFLDVQFRSFRDFFQMETSPEKRKQEGLYKVFQENFPIADSRENFVLEFIDYTIDPPKYSVDECIERGLTFSVPLKAKLKLSCNDEDNEDFETIEQEVFLGTVPYMTEKGSFVINGAERVIVSQLHRSPGVFFAQSKHTNGTKLYSARVIPFKGSWIEFATDVNNVMYAYIDRKKKFPVTTLLRAIGYGTDKDILGLFNLSEEVEATPAALKKIVGRKLAARVLKTWTEDFVDEDTGEVVSIDRNEVVLERDHEIQDEDVDVILDAGVNTVILHRADINIADYMIIYNTLHKDNSNSEKEAVEQIYRQLRNTEAPDEQTAREIIHNLFFSDKRYDLGDVGRYRINKKLKLNTEMDVKVLTKEDIIEIIRFLITLINSKAVVDDIDHLSNRRVRTVGEQLWSQFGVGLARMARTIKERMNVRDNEDFKPADLINARTLSSVINSFFGTNQLSQFMDQTNPLAEVTHKRRVSALGPGGLSRERAGFEVRDVHYTHYGRLCTIETPEGPNIGLISSLCVYAKVNSMGFIETPYRPVQEGKVKEEIVYLSAEEEDGVFIAQSNIDLKEDGAFEDDTLKVRFEGDFPLKSPEEISYVDVAPNQIVSVAASLIPFLEHDDANRALMGSNMQRQAVPLLRPEAPIVGTGLERRVAMDSKAVLTAEADGVIEYVDSEKIHIRYDLTEEQRLVTFENDVMEYPLVKFRRTNQDTCMNMKPLVKKGERIQKGQVLSEGYSTENGELALGKNMLVAFVPWQGYNFEDAIVISERVVRDDVYTSLHIEEFELEVRDTKRGEEELTSEIPNVSEEAVKNLDENGIIRVGSFVKEGDILIGKITPKGESDPTPEEKLLRAIFGDKAGDVKDASMKASASLRGTVIGTKLFSRPKKDKDMRAKAKQEVEKLKKEYSRNLKGLEAKAINKLVELLNGLTSQGVYHKFGEEVLSKGVKFSRENIEANLFPEKNPYKDESSYAVAEEANLLGDLILDNWTEDENTNELISELVRSYTKIRNELNSRFKRDRFTLEVGDELPTGIVKLAKVYIAKKRKLKVGDKMAGRHGNKGVVARIVREEDMPFLEDGTPMDVCLNPLGVPSRMNLGQIYETVLGLAGRILGRKYATPIFDGATEDEVVAELDAAGLPSFGRSYLYDGLTGERFDQAVTVGIMYMLKLGHLVDDKMHARSIGPYSLITQQPLGGKAQFGGQRFGEMEVWALEAFGAANVLREILTVKSDDVVGRAKAYEAIVKGENMPKPNIPESFNVLVHELRGLALEITLD, encoded by the coding sequence TTGGCTACATTCATACACGGCAGGAAAAACTTCGCGTCAGTTGATAGGATTATCGATTATCCTGACTTCCTAGACGTACAGTTTCGCTCATTCAGAGATTTCTTCCAAATGGAAACCTCGCCTGAAAAGCGTAAGCAGGAAGGGCTTTACAAGGTGTTCCAGGAGAACTTCCCTATTGCGGACTCCAGAGAAAACTTTGTGCTGGAATTCATCGACTACACCATCGATCCGCCTAAATATTCGGTAGATGAGTGTATCGAAAGAGGCTTGACCTTCAGCGTTCCGTTGAAAGCGAAGCTGAAGCTTTCTTGCAACGATGAGGATAATGAAGATTTCGAAACTATTGAGCAGGAAGTATTCCTTGGTACTGTTCCTTACATGACAGAGAAGGGGTCTTTTGTAATCAATGGTGCTGAAAGGGTAATCGTTTCACAGCTGCATAGATCTCCGGGCGTATTCTTCGCTCAGTCTAAGCACACCAACGGTACTAAACTGTACTCTGCAAGGGTCATCCCTTTTAAAGGTTCATGGATCGAATTTGCGACAGACGTTAACAACGTTATGTATGCTTACATCGACCGTAAGAAAAAATTCCCGGTTACAACACTGCTTAGGGCTATCGGTTATGGTACTGATAAGGATATCCTAGGTCTGTTTAACCTTTCTGAAGAAGTAGAGGCAACACCTGCTGCCCTTAAGAAAATTGTAGGCAGAAAGCTTGCAGCACGTGTCCTGAAAACATGGACAGAAGACTTCGTAGATGAAGATACTGGAGAGGTAGTTTCAATTGACCGTAACGAGGTTGTATTGGAGCGTGACCACGAGATCCAGGATGAAGATGTTGATGTGATTTTGGATGCAGGTGTAAATACTGTAATCCTGCACCGCGCTGATATCAATATCGCGGATTACATGATCATCTACAATACGCTTCATAAGGATAACTCAAACTCTGAGAAAGAGGCGGTTGAGCAGATTTATCGTCAGCTTCGTAACACTGAAGCACCAGATGAGCAAACTGCACGTGAAATTATTCACAACCTGTTCTTCTCAGACAAGCGTTATGACTTGGGAGATGTAGGTCGTTACAGAATCAACAAGAAGCTGAAGTTGAATACTGAGATGGATGTGAAAGTTCTTACAAAAGAGGACATCATTGAAATCATCAGATTCCTGATCACACTGATCAACTCTAAAGCGGTAGTTGATGACATTGACCACCTTTCAAACAGACGTGTTAGAACAGTAGGTGAACAACTTTGGTCACAGTTCGGCGTAGGTTTGGCTCGTATGGCTCGTACGATCAAAGAAAGAATGAACGTAAGAGATAACGAGGATTTCAAACCAGCTGACCTGATTAACGCACGTACGTTGTCATCAGTGATCAACTCGTTCTTCGGTACCAACCAGCTGTCTCAGTTTATGGACCAAACTAACCCGCTGGCAGAGGTTACGCACAAGCGTAGGGTTTCTGCATTGGGTCCAGGTGGTCTATCTCGTGAGCGTGCAGGTTTCGAGGTTCGTGACGTTCACTACACACACTACGGTCGTCTGTGTACTATTGAAACTCCGGAAGGTCCAAACATTGGTCTGATTTCTTCACTTTGTGTTTACGCAAAAGTAAACAGCATGGGATTCATCGAAACTCCTTACCGTCCTGTACAGGAAGGAAAAGTAAAAGAGGAGATCGTATACCTAAGTGCTGAAGAAGAAGATGGTGTATTCATTGCACAGTCTAACATCGACCTGAAAGAAGATGGTGCTTTCGAAGACGATACACTGAAAGTAAGATTTGAGGGTGACTTCCCACTGAAATCTCCAGAAGAAATCAGTTATGTGGACGTTGCTCCTAACCAGATTGTATCAGTTGCAGCGTCATTGATTCCTTTCTTGGAGCATGATGATGCCAACCGTGCCCTGATGGGATCAAACATGCAGCGCCAAGCGGTGCCATTGTTGCGTCCTGAGGCACCAATTGTAGGTACAGGTCTGGAAAGACGTGTTGCGATGGACTCTAAAGCCGTGCTTACAGCAGAGGCTGATGGTGTGATCGAATACGTAGATTCAGAGAAAATCCACATCCGTTACGATTTGACAGAGGAACAACGTCTGGTTACATTCGAAAACGATGTGATGGAATACCCACTTGTGAAGTTTAGAAGAACGAACCAAGATACTTGTATGAATATGAAGCCTCTCGTTAAGAAAGGTGAGCGTATTCAAAAAGGTCAGGTTCTTTCTGAAGGCTACTCGACTGAAAATGGAGAGTTGGCATTGGGTAAAAACATGTTGGTTGCCTTCGTACCTTGGCAAGGTTACAACTTTGAGGATGCGATCGTAATTTCTGAAAGAGTTGTAAGAGATGACGTTTATACTTCATTGCACATTGAAGAGTTTGAACTTGAAGTGCGTGATACAAAACGTGGTGAGGAAGAGTTGACTTCTGAAATTCCAAACGTAAGTGAGGAAGCAGTGAAGAACCTAGATGAAAACGGTATCATCCGTGTAGGTAGCTTTGTGAAAGAAGGAGATATCCTGATCGGTAAGATTACACCAAAAGGTGAGTCAGACCCAACTCCAGAAGAAAAACTACTGAGAGCAATCTTCGGTGATAAAGCAGGTGACGTTAAAGATGCTTCAATGAAAGCGTCAGCTTCACTGAGAGGTACTGTAATTGGTACTAAGCTATTCTCTCGTCCTAAGAAAGACAAGGACATGAGAGCAAAAGCAAAACAGGAAGTTGAAAAGCTGAAAAAGGAGTACTCTCGTAACCTGAAAGGCCTTGAAGCAAAAGCTATCAACAAATTGGTAGAATTGCTGAATGGCTTGACATCTCAAGGTGTTTACCACAAGTTCGGTGAAGAGGTATTAAGCAAAGGTGTGAAATTCTCACGTGAGAACATCGAAGCTAACCTGTTCCCAGAAAAGAACCCTTATAAGGATGAGTCTAGCTACGCTGTAGCAGAAGAGGCTAACCTGTTGGGTGATCTGATCTTGGATAACTGGACTGAGGATGAGAATACAAATGAGCTGATCAGTGAACTGGTTAGAAGCTATACAAAAATCCGTAACGAGCTAAATAGCCGTTTCAAACGCGATAGATTTACACTGGAAGTAGGTGATGAGTTGCCTACAGGTATTGTGAAACTTGCTAAAGTTTACATTGCTAAGAAGCGTAAGTTGAAAGTGGGTGATAAGATGGCCGGTCGTCACGGTAACAAAGGTGTGGTTGCAAGAATTGTACGTGAAGAGGATATGCCATTCCTAGAGGATGGTACGCCAATGGACGTATGTTTGAACCCACTAGGTGTACCTTCACGTATGAACCTTGGTCAGATTTATGAAACTGTTCTTGGATTGGCAGGTAGAATTCTTGGTAGAAAGTATGCTACACCAATCTTTGACGGTGCTACAGAAGACGAAGTAGTGGCAGAGCTGGATGCGGCAGGACTTCCAAGCTTTGGACGTTCTTACTTGTATGACGGTCTGACAGGTGAGCGCTTTGACCAGGCAGTAACAGTAGGTATCATGTACATGCTGAAACTGGGTCACTTGGTTGACGATAAGATGCACGCCCGTTCTATCGGTCCTTACTCATTGATTACGCAGCAGCCATTGGGTGGTAAAGCTCAGTTTGGTGGTCAGCGTTTTGGTGAGATGGAGGTTTGGGCACTGGAAGCATTCGGTGCAGCAAACGTACTTCGTGAGATTCTGACTGTGAAGTCCGATGACGTAGTAGGTAGAGCAAAAGCTTACGAAGCAATTGTGAAGGGTGAAAACATGCCGAAACCAAATATTCCTGAATCATTCAACGTATTGGTTCACGAATTGAGAGGTCTGGCATTGGAAATCACGCTTGACTAA
- a CDS encoding toxin-antitoxin system YwqK family antitoxin, whose amino-acid sequence MFAQDTIEVMYNDSTLKAKGIIENGLKQGKWITYYPDGIRNAVEHYHDGILDGECRYYDFEGKLTDIEQWVGGLLEGASLSFYRDGKVKKEGKYKKGTYTGEWMFYYPDGKIERKGVYEQGFPEGEWIFYSKEGTVAYRGEFLKGKEEGLWHFFDKEGVLEYEGHYEQGEPVGEWYRYNRKGKKKLFKKY is encoded by the coding sequence TTGTTCGCACAAGATACAATAGAGGTTATGTATAATGACAGTACCTTAAAAGCTAAGGGTATAATTGAAAATGGTTTAAAACAAGGTAAGTGGATAACTTATTACCCTGATGGCATCCGCAACGCAGTAGAGCATTATCATGATGGTATACTAGACGGAGAATGCAGGTATTATGACTTTGAGGGAAAGCTGACAGATATTGAACAATGGGTTGGTGGATTGTTAGAGGGAGCCTCATTGAGCTTCTATCGAGATGGTAAGGTGAAAAAAGAAGGGAAGTATAAAAAAGGGACTTATACAGGAGAGTGGATGTTTTACTATCCAGATGGTAAGATTGAGAGAAAAGGAGTATATGAACAAGGCTTTCCAGAAGGAGAGTGGATATTTTACTCAAAGGAAGGAACGGTTGCTTATAGAGGTGAATTTTTGAAAGGTAAGGAGGAAGGTCTTTGGCACTTTTTTGATAAGGAAGGAGTATTGGAGTATGAAGGGCATTACGAACAGGGAGAGCCTGTGGGTGAGTGGTATCGTTATAACCGAAAGGGAAAAAAGAAACTCTTCAAAAAGTATTGA
- a CDS encoding TlpA family protein disulfide reductase, whose amino-acid sequence MKPNINEEGFGKADYNLQLEDMEGDVMSLQDLKGKTLFINFWATWCPPCVAEMPEIYELYSEMKNEEIAFVMISVDEDPLKLQKFLERKAYDFPVYQLKSSVPEVFQSSSVPTTFIVSPDGKIVLKHAGMASYNNDKVKTLLRNISD is encoded by the coding sequence ATGAAGCCAAATATTAATGAGGAAGGGTTCGGTAAGGCAGATTATAACCTTCAGTTGGAAGATATGGAGGGGGATGTGATGTCTTTACAGGACTTGAAAGGCAAAACATTGTTTATCAACTTTTGGGCAACCTGGTGTCCGCCTTGTGTGGCTGAAATGCCTGAGATTTATGAGTTATATAGTGAAATGAAAAATGAAGAGATTGCCTTTGTGATGATATCGGTAGATGAGGACCCTTTGAAGTTGCAAAAGTTTTTAGAAAGGAAAGCTTATGATTTCCCTGTTTATCAGTTGAAGTCTTCCGTGCCTGAAGTGTTTCAGAGTAGTTCAGTGCCTACTACTTTTATAGTTTCACCAGATGGGAAAATTGTACTAAAACATGCTGGTATGGCAAGCTACAATAATGACAAAGTGAAAACCTTGCTACGAAATATTAGCGACTGA